The Phycisphaerales bacterium AB-hyl4 genome contains a region encoding:
- a CDS encoding AAA family ATPase, with translation MSDHVSQSDHARLGQLIQANHPCIVISTFEEDEAMTLVRQVGIDRGLDPWVWSHVRGVHHGLLGDNQDHVRDTEHPAAALYHLQQKTGRFMGVLLDVSEHLKDAKTLRLLRETIEKFLVDGNTLVLIDHASEWPAVVSAHATPFELALPGVTELEEVVRATLRELHRQRPVKINITRGELRTMVKNLRGLTRRQAEQVIRDAVTEDRQFTADDINHVLAAKRRTIGGSGLLEYVESPMSLDEVGGLRRLKRWLKQRQGAHDEKAKQFGISPARGVLMLGVQGAGKSMCAKAIATAWQWPLLRMDPGALYDRFIGESERRLRDALAQAEAMAPIVLWIDEIEKGFASAASRSADGGLSQRMFGSLLTWMQDHEAPVFMVATANDIEALPPELLRKGRFDEVFFVDLPGAAVRKQIFAIHLRKRNRDPEAFALDALAAATEGFSGAEIEQAVQAALHEAFSAKKELDTAGIVAVAKASPPLSVTMAEKVNSLRQWADGRCVPAD, from the coding sequence GTGTCGGACCACGTCAGCCAGTCGGACCACGCTCGTCTTGGCCAGCTCATCCAGGCGAATCATCCGTGCATCGTGATCTCGACATTCGAGGAAGACGAAGCGATGACGCTCGTCCGCCAGGTCGGGATCGACCGCGGGCTGGACCCGTGGGTGTGGAGCCATGTCCGCGGCGTGCACCACGGCCTGCTTGGTGACAACCAGGACCACGTGCGCGACACCGAACACCCCGCGGCCGCGCTGTACCACCTGCAACAGAAGACCGGCCGATTCATGGGCGTGCTGCTGGATGTTTCCGAGCACCTCAAAGATGCCAAGACGCTGCGCCTGCTGCGTGAGACGATCGAAAAGTTCCTCGTTGACGGCAACACGCTGGTGCTGATCGACCATGCGAGCGAATGGCCGGCGGTGGTGTCGGCCCATGCCACGCCGTTCGAGTTGGCATTGCCCGGCGTGACCGAACTGGAGGAAGTGGTGCGCGCCACATTGCGTGAACTGCACCGCCAGCGGCCGGTGAAAATCAACATCACGCGCGGCGAGCTGCGCACGATGGTCAAAAACCTGCGCGGCCTGACACGCCGGCAGGCCGAGCAGGTCATCCGTGATGCGGTGACGGAAGATCGCCAGTTCACCGCCGACGACATCAACCATGTGCTCGCCGCCAAGCGGCGCACCATCGGCGGCAGCGGGCTGCTGGAGTATGTCGAGTCGCCGATGAGCCTCGACGAAGTTGGCGGCCTGCGTCGGCTCAAGCGGTGGCTCAAGCAGCGGCAGGGGGCGCATGACGAGAAGGCGAAGCAGTTCGGCATCAGCCCGGCCCGTGGTGTGCTTATGCTCGGCGTGCAGGGGGCAGGCAAGAGCATGTGCGCCAAGGCGATCGCTACTGCCTGGCAGTGGCCGCTGCTGCGCATGGACCCCGGCGCGCTCTACGACCGGTTCATTGGCGAGTCGGAGCGGCGACTGCGCGACGCGCTGGCACAAGCCGAAGCGATGGCTCCGATCGTGCTGTGGATTGACGAGATTGAAAAGGGCTTCGCCAGCGCCGCGTCCCGCTCGGCCGACGGTGGGCTCAGCCAACGGATGTTCGGCTCACTGCTGACGTGGATGCAGGATCACGAAGCCCCCGTATTCATGGTTGCGACCGCTAACGACATCGAAGCGCTGCCGCCGGAGCTGCTGCGCAAAGGGCGGTTCGACGAGGTGTTTTTCGTGGACTTGCCGGGGGCGGCCGTGCGGAAGCAGATTTTCGCGATTCATCTGCGCAAGCGCAATCGCGACCCGGAGGCGTTCGCCCTCGATGCGCTCGCGGCCGCGACAGAGGGATTCAGCGGCGCGGAGATCGAGCAAGCCGTGCAGGCAGCGCTGCACGAAGCGTTCAGTGCGAAGAAGGAACTCGACACGGCGGGCATCGTGGCCGTGGCAAAAGCCTCGCCGCCGCTGTCGGTAACGATGGCGGAGAAGGTCAACAGTTTGCGTCAGTGGGCCGACGGCCGGTGCGTGCCGGCGGACTGA
- a CDS encoding DUF418 domain-containing protein: protein MTDPIMSPGEQRPEPVLAGERNQTLDVLRGMAILGILVLNIQSFAMPSFAYIVPTAWGDFTGANFAVWLASHLLADQKFVTIFSLLFGAGIVLMAERQQAKGLSAAGLHYRRMAWLALFGLLHAYLIWYGDILLTLALCGAAAYLVWRLPPAALVGIGLVAIAIPATCWGALGMTLSHWPDEAIAGLEHDWGPAAIEEARWEYQVYNAGWLAQMPHRAMMALYLQTFVLVFHSFWAISGLMCLGMALYKAGWLTGQASAWTYHLALGLAVLVGLPVIGLGVMHNMQRGWDATWPFVGMQFNYWGSLLVAGGWIAAAVLLVRHQWLSRVRQALSAVGQTALSNYLFQSLLCTFIFYGHGLGAFGDITRLGQLGLVLVVWSIQIALSLWWVRRYRFGPMEWLWRSMTYRRRQPMRRVANL from the coding sequence ATGACGGATCCCATCATGTCGCCGGGTGAGCAACGCCCGGAGCCTGTGCTCGCCGGCGAGCGGAACCAAACGCTCGACGTGCTTCGCGGCATGGCGATTCTGGGCATCCTGGTATTGAACATCCAGAGCTTCGCGATGCCCAGCTTCGCCTACATCGTGCCCACCGCCTGGGGCGATTTCACGGGTGCCAACTTCGCCGTCTGGCTGGCCAGCCATCTGCTGGCGGATCAGAAGTTCGTCACCATCTTTTCGCTGCTGTTCGGCGCGGGCATCGTGCTGATGGCTGAGCGGCAACAGGCCAAGGGGCTTTCCGCGGCCGGACTTCACTACCGGCGGATGGCGTGGCTGGCGCTGTTCGGCCTGCTGCATGCTTACCTGATCTGGTACGGTGATATCCTGCTGACGCTGGCACTGTGCGGGGCGGCGGCCTACCTGGTGTGGCGGCTGCCGCCGGCGGCGCTGGTCGGCATCGGGCTTGTGGCGATCGCCATCCCGGCCACCTGCTGGGGCGCGCTGGGCATGACCCTGTCGCACTGGCCCGACGAGGCGATCGCAGGGCTCGAACACGACTGGGGCCCGGCCGCGATCGAGGAGGCCCGGTGGGAGTACCAGGTCTACAACGCCGGGTGGCTGGCGCAGATGCCGCACCGGGCGATGATGGCCTTGTACCTTCAGACGTTCGTGCTCGTCTTCCACAGCTTCTGGGCGATCAGCGGGCTGATGTGCCTCGGCATGGCGCTGTACAAGGCCGGCTGGCTGACGGGGCAGGCGTCGGCATGGACGTATCACCTTGCCCTCGGGCTGGCCGTGCTCGTCGGCCTGCCCGTCATCGGTCTCGGCGTCATGCACAACATGCAGCGCGGCTGGGATGCGACCTGGCCGTTCGTCGGCATGCAGTTCAACTATTGGGGCAGCCTGCTTGTGGCCGGCGGGTGGATCGCCGCGGCGGTGCTGCTCGTGCGTCACCAGTGGCTGTCGCGCGTACGCCAGGCGCTGTCGGCGGTGGGGCAGACGGCGCTGAGCAACTACCTGTTCCAGTCGCTGCTGTGCACCTTCATCTTCTACGGCCACGGGCTGGGGGCCTTCGGCGACATCACGCGCCTCGGCCAGCTCGGTCTCGTGCTGGTGGTATGGAGCATCCAGATCGCGCTGTCGCTGTGGTGGGTGAGGCGTTACCGCTTCGGCCCGATGGAGTGGCTGTGGCGGTCGATGACCTACCGGCGGCGACAGCCGATGCGGCGCGTAGCGAACCTGTGA